In the Sediminibacter sp. Hel_I_10 genome, one interval contains:
- a CDS encoding uroporphyrinogen-III synthase gives MTRVKTILVSQPEPKIENSPYFDLQEKQKVKIDFRPFIHVEGVDAKDIRHQKVDLSQYTAIILTSRNSVDHFFRVADEMRFKVPDTLKYFCQSEAVAYYLQKYVVYRKRKIYVGKRAFADLTTLIKKYKDENFLLPTTDKLKPEVPETLNGLGVKWKQAVFYKTVISDLSDLADVYYDILVFFSPSGIESLFHNFPEFKQNETRIAVFGNTTIKAVEAHGLRVDIAAPTPETPSMTMALEKYIEKINKKK, from the coding sequence ATGACGAGAGTGAAAACAATTTTAGTATCCCAACCAGAACCTAAAATAGAAAATTCGCCTTATTTCGATTTACAGGAAAAGCAAAAAGTAAAAATAGATTTCAGACCTTTTATTCATGTAGAAGGTGTGGACGCTAAAGACATTAGACATCAAAAGGTAGATTTAAGCCAATATACTGCAATCATCTTGACCAGTAGAAATTCTGTAGATCATTTTTTTAGAGTGGCTGATGAAATGCGCTTCAAGGTGCCAGACACCTTGAAATATTTTTGTCAATCTGAGGCAGTTGCCTATTACTTACAGAAATACGTTGTGTATAGAAAACGTAAAATTTATGTAGGAAAACGTGCGTTTGCAGATTTAACAACACTTATCAAAAAGTATAAGGATGAGAATTTCCTTTTACCTACAACAGATAAGCTGAAACCAGAAGTACCTGAAACCTTAAACGGTCTAGGTGTTAAATGGAAACAAGCCGTGTTTTACAAGACTGTGATTAGTGATTTATCTGACCTTGCCGATGTGTATTATGACATTTTGGTGTTTTTTAGTCCATCAGGTATTGAATCTTTATTTCACAATTTTCCTGAATTTAAGCAAAACGAAACGAGAATTGCTGTTTTTGGAAATACAACCATTAAAGCTGTAGAGGCTCACGGATTAAGGGTAGATATTGCTGCGCCAACTCCTGAAACGCCATCTATGACCATGGCTTTAGAAAAGTATATCGAAAAGATCAACAAGAAAAAATAA